The Salvia miltiorrhiza cultivar Shanhuang (shh) chromosome 2, IMPLAD_Smil_shh, whole genome shotgun sequence DNA window TGCATGTGGCTTTCGAATGCAAACTGAAAAGCAATCGTCATGACAGATCTTGTAGTGCTGCTGGTGACAGCAAGGTCGCTCGACGGTTTATTGCCTCCCGTCCCAGTTTCTAGAGCAGATGCAAGGTCTAGAGTGCGATTTGGACTTGATGCTTCCTGTGAAACATTGCAGCCGTTTAAAAGTAGAAGCCGTATAAATGCTGCTGAATTATGAAGTTTCAGTAAAAGCTTCAGCACACTCCTTGTCAAGAGACTTCTGATCAAGTGAAATTTTAGCATCATCGATCTAAGTTATGGTTCCAAAGAGTTACCATATGCTCGTTTCTCCAAAATATTGAGTCTTCATGCAACAAGAAAGGGTAATAAACAAATGGAAGGACCATAGCTACAAAAGAGCACTCACCTTGCTGGAACCAAGAGGGATGATGCGGAAACCAGATGGCAGGAGAGGTGCATCTTCAGCAAAGGAGGCATCAATAGGAGCAAATATAAGTTCAGCACATGTGCCGACTGCATTTTCATCCATGCCACTACAGAGCTGCCAAATTCAAGACGTGCACCAGAGTTCACAAACTTTTGTTGCAGAATAGCAATGAGATACGTAGAAAGCATCGGTTATAATATGATAGGTTCTCCCTGCATGATGCACATTTTCACTTAAAGAGGACTCATCCTCATCCCATCTACGACTCATTTACAGAGAAGACTGTTCTTCAATGTAAAAATCTGTCTCCCACTAGCATAAGATCACTCTCATTTTCCcatacattaattaatttttttagcacAACAACATAGTAAGTTCTCATGCCATTGAGCTCATGTAATTTCATTTCCTTCAGGGAAACGACTCGGAAGTTGAAGAATATTTGCAGAAGGTTTTGTAAGAATTGGGCAGGAATGCGATGGAAATATCTACCTGCAAAAGGAAAACGTCTCTAACCATCATTGCATCTTCAGGCGAGTGGCTGACACCTTCCAACTTAATTACCTCCAGAAGCTATTAGAAACCAAACAATGCGTGCTTATTCAAAGATTGCAAGAAAAGCTATCACAGTAAATTAGAGTCCAATAAGACAGCAAGAGTTGATAAGAATAACACAATGCACTTGCCTCTTCATGCTCGATAGTCTGGGCCAGTGGAAGGACAACCTGACCCCCGAAATTGCCAACTCGAGTACCTAAGAAAGTACACGGACCAATTTTGGCAGCAGATGCTGCGTAAGTATCAATGTTGTCCGCCCACTCTGACCGGTGCTCCCGCAAGAACCTGAGTAGTATCGCGGGAGGCACATTCTGAACCCAAGAGAAAAGAAGAGTGAATGAGAGACTAGGTTCCTACCAAATAATAATGATTGCAATAAAACCAATTATAAGTTGCTAAAGAAATACTAGTGCAAGACACGAAGATCAAACTTTTAATTAAACTACCTGTAAAAGCATTGAAGCCTTGGCACACAAGATGGTATTGCAAATGGAGTTGTATTCACTTGTGAAAGAGATATTCAACCCCATCAATTTATCTGGATTGGAGTTCACAAGAATGGTAACATCGTCCATGCCATCATTACCTAGCAACGTCCACCCATCATCACTGAATCCATTCAGAGCCTCGTTGAATCCCCTGATTGATAATCAAGAAAATTGCACAAATAAGACGCCAAGTACAACCAAAACCAGACTCGTGTGAGGTAGAACGGTCTGACCTGCTCAACCGATGGCCAAGTGCTCGCAGAGCTGCTGGCCTTCTGCCCCAGTTGCTTATATTAGTTTGTGAAATATCCTGAGCCATCTGCCTCAGTTGACGAAGAGCCTGCGAGGGAGAACAAGAGCACCAGAAGGTAAAGACATTAGTGATGCAAAGGATCAACGTGAGCCTATCAGCTCTACATGTTGCACTATTCTCACCGCCATGGTAGCCTTTTGCGAGAGCACCGTCGACGATTCATAGAGAGGGCGCAGCACCTCGGGTACACTCCATGCCTGGTAATGAAAGGGGAAGGGAAACAAAATTGGTGTGTTCTCTGTTTAGCGCCGCCAATAATGTTAATATAAGCTAAATATTTGAGAAAGTGATCTTTGTGAGGGAAAGCACTCGTCTACAACTCAACAGAATAATTCACACAGCACGTTGTAGATGTGGCAGAAATATTTAATTACCTCCAAGTTCATGTGATCAACGATGTGAATGATCGATCCTCCTCCCTCGCAAGGTCTGATCAAGTAACCGCTAGGCAACATCTCCGCCCTCACAAAGTTCTGAACAGGCGGCATGCTGGGACCATTCTGAGTATTGCTAAGTGATCTTTCACAAACctgaaaatcgaaccgaaaaccAACAACCATTAAATTGGTTCAGAATGCATAATCCAAGTGGAGTTATGGCCACATACCACTAGGCTACCATCATCCATGACTGAAGTATAGCGCAACAACCAAAAGTCACGACCTGGCGCCAAAGTTGTGGGCGCATATAACTAAAAGATTTCGAATATAAAAGCCCCATCAGTAAGAAATACAGAAGGAATATCAAAGGAACACCGTGTTTGCAATCACAATCACCTGCATGTACAAAAGTTCAATGGTTCCACCATTGGCAGTAGGCAGCACATTGAGAACATCCACAGCTCGGCAATCGCGTAACCACGAAGGCCGATCCTTTAGGATTTCTGCAACCTAAAATATACATTGGTAATCAATTGTTCACTCCACACAATCATCACTTAATAATAAGAGTCTACACTAAAATACGGATAACTTACCCTGGTGGGCTCGAGACCGACCAGACCACAAGCTCTAGCTGCCACGCCAGTGCAACCATGAGAAATAGCAACGATTCCAATGGAATCCGGACCAGGCTACtcgaaatttaatataaaatcagTACGTCAAAACTGCTAATATCCATTAAATATACATGCAAACATTATACATCCTATTTGTAGTAAATTATTCAACATGTAGTAGTGAATTAAGTAATCCTCTTtgaacaataaataattaaattttataatatgataaaaaaaaccTTAAGCCTTCATTAAATTAACCTATGAATGTGTGCACACATCCATAACATATCAAAGTAAAATGCATGCCTATAAAGTGTAAACAATATTAAATCTTGCATACATCAAGACAAAGTAAATAATGCAATAGAGTTAGAGATTCAAGAAAGAAGTGTACCTTCATTCCAGGCATTTGGACCCACTCAACAGCAGTTCCAGTGGCCTTTGAAAGAAACTCTGCTAAAGTTTCTTCTGCAATGG harbors:
- the LOC131013195 gene encoding homeobox-leucine zipper protein ATHB-15-like isoform X1; this translates as MAMSCKESKAAAAAAAAALDNGKYVRYTPEQVEALERLYHDCPKPSSIRRQQLIRECPILSNIEPKQIKVWFQNRRCREKQRKEASRLQGVNRKLTAMNKLLMEENDRLQKQVSQLVYENSYFRQHTQNNALSTKDTSCESVVTSGQQHHLTPQHPPRDASPAGLLSIAEETLAEFLSKATGTAVEWVQMPGMKPGPDSIGIVAISHGCTGVAARACGLVGLEPTRVAEILKDRPSWLRDCRAVDVLNVLPTANGGTIELLYMQLYAPTTLAPGRDFWLLRYTSVMDDGSLVVCERSLSNTQNGPSMPPVQNFVRAEMLPSGYLIRPCEGGGSIIHIVDHMNLEAWSVPEVLRPLYESSTVLSQKATMAALRQLRQMAQDISQTNISNWGRRPAALRALGHRLSRGFNEALNGFSDDGWTLLGNDGMDDVTILVNSNPDKLMGLNISFTSEYNSICNTILCAKASMLLQNVPPAILLRFLREHRSEWADNIDTYAASAAKIGPCTFLGTRVGNFGGQVVLPLAQTIEHEELLEVIKLEGVSHSPEDAMMVRDVFLLQLCSGMDENAVGTCAELIFAPIDASFAEDAPLLPSGFRIIPLGSSKEASSPNRTLDLASALETGTGGNKPSSDLAVTSSTTRSVMTIAFQFAFESHMQETVASMARQYVRSIISSVQRVALALSSTHLGPNAGLRSPLGTPEAHTLARWICQSYRNYMGVELLRSSGEGSESILKALWHHSDAIMCCSMKAVPVFTFANQAGLDMLETTLVALQDISLEKIFDDHGRKNLCSEIPQIMHQGFASLQGGICLSSMSRPISYERAVAWKVLNEDDDPHCFCFMFVNWSFV
- the LOC131013195 gene encoding homeobox-leucine zipper protein ATHB-15-like isoform X2, giving the protein MAMSCKESKAAAAAAAAALDNGKYVRYTPEQVEALERLYHDCPKPSSIRRQQLIRECPILSNIEPKQIKVWFQNRRCREKQRKEASRLQGVNRKLTAMNKLLMEENDRLQKQVSQLVYENSYFRQHTQNNALSTKDTSCESVVTSGQQHHLTPQHPPRDASPAGLLSIAEETLAEFLSKATGTAVEWVQMPGMKPGPDSIGIVAISHGCTGVAARACGLVGLEPTRVAEILKDRPSWLRDCRAVDVLNVLPTANGGTIELLYMQLYAPTTLAPGRDFWLLRYTSVMDDGSLVVCERSLSNTQNGPSMPPVQNFVRAEMLPSGYLIRPCEGGGSIIHIVDHMNLEAWSVPEVLRPLYESSTVLSQKATMAALRQLRQMAQDISQTNISNWGRRPAALRALGHRLSRGFNEALNGFSDDGWTLLGNDGMDDVTILVNSNPDKLMGLNISFTSEYNSICNTILCAKASMLLQNVPPAILLRFLREHRSEWADNIDTYAASAAKIGPCTFLGTRVGNFGGQVVLPLAQTIEHEELLEVIKLEGVSHSPEDAMMVRDVFLLQLCSGMDENAVGTCAELIFAPIDASFAEDAPLLPSGFRIIPLGSSKEASSPNRTLDLASALETGTGGNKPSSDLAVTSSTTRSVMTIAFQFAFESHMQETVASMARQYVRSIISSVQRVALALSSTHLGPNAGLRSPLGTPEAHTLARWICQSYRNYMGVELLRSSGEGSESILKALWHHSDAIMCCSMKSLFSPLRTRLVSTCSRRPWSHFKTSLWRRYLMIMVGRTSARRFHRLCIRVLRLFKVAFACQV